In Vibrio echinoideorum, the following proteins share a genomic window:
- a CDS encoding ATP-binding response regulator, whose translation MSGKPSYNISVPALRLSIGFSVVLAALAFYLYFSWSKVDSVAQVQNAPLLIQAQQLNQTIELDIQTLQQCLKANNCSTRELNLSILKGEIDEFRSLASLNKTEFSLVGATEYTQLELAINRFSDSVKARNDVLDLYLSLTNNYLQMDDNYRTMFNNHASDLMSEKNEFFIWLFMVVLILTVITVLSNSVAMLKLKKSSSNEREIDYEFDALYQELKHLDLQRLEELLNEVSINPKQRQIYSHLKLIFSKLEDQKRNNDLYKQLYALIGYEIRGITNTINGGVQYLVQETDENGVLMAKDITSACNTLSELAENYNRLISQGTESKSKEFSLLSVLSELMIHISAKVQRNEGQLDCFISDNLPNRVEGQSTSLFWILFLQLSNAIQLKSNKKLFVTIESGAASDMENTRVTINLNFLSTLDVSVAKLNKLHWSAHKDHTANTDDLAKSVLKDYGYYESHWFQSGTQERFQIELDLKAKNFHTEKTRFDGKRLLLCANTQVRIDVMKKMLSNLGLDITEVRTANELFSAAKTFGEYDAIMLTDTFEANKLPSLCKTVKSQLKNHPHTKLLLSVTSTQHAQECHSFVDKIINSPAIPYEFIPNLLTIMEAEASEEQMENSSFLIVEDDRVQQILLKRILTKQEYEPDTVGDGADAVKHFMNQRSDIIFMDCIMPGMGGIEATKRIRQFEQENEKNPCTIIGATALTSSNEHQACIEAGMDYVISKPYKSDQIIKVINKYVAVQKLN comes from the coding sequence ATGAGCGGAAAACCTTCATACAACATTTCAGTTCCAGCGCTACGTCTTAGCATAGGGTTTAGCGTCGTACTGGCGGCGCTCGCTTTCTATTTGTACTTTTCTTGGTCAAAAGTAGATTCCGTCGCGCAAGTGCAAAACGCCCCGCTGCTGATACAAGCCCAACAGTTAAATCAAACCATAGAGCTCGATATTCAAACCTTACAGCAATGCCTAAAAGCTAATAACTGCAGTACCCGTGAATTGAACCTTTCTATTTTGAAAGGTGAAATTGATGAATTTCGGTCTTTGGCTTCATTGAACAAAACCGAATTCAGTTTGGTTGGTGCGACCGAATATACGCAACTTGAATTGGCGATTAACCGATTTTCTGACAGCGTGAAAGCCCGTAACGATGTTTTGGACTTGTATTTATCACTGACTAACAACTACCTACAAATGGATGATAACTATCGCACCATGTTTAACAACCATGCGAGCGACTTGATGTCTGAGAAAAACGAGTTCTTTATCTGGTTGTTTATGGTGGTTCTGATATTAACTGTGATTACGGTTTTATCTAACTCAGTCGCGATGTTGAAACTGAAGAAATCCAGTTCGAATGAACGAGAAATCGACTATGAATTCGATGCTCTGTACCAAGAGCTCAAACACTTAGATTTACAAAGACTAGAAGAACTTCTTAACGAAGTAAGCATCAATCCTAAACAACGCCAGATTTACTCTCACCTCAAATTGATCTTCAGTAAATTAGAAGACCAGAAGCGCAACAACGACCTCTATAAACAGCTGTATGCGCTAATCGGCTATGAGATTCGTGGAATCACCAACACCATTAATGGTGGTGTGCAATATCTCGTTCAAGAAACCGATGAAAATGGTGTATTGATGGCGAAAGATATTACCTCTGCGTGTAACACCTTATCTGAGCTCGCTGAAAACTATAACCGATTGATTTCACAAGGGACAGAAAGTAAATCGAAAGAGTTTTCGCTTCTGAGCGTGTTGTCTGAGTTGATGATTCATATCAGCGCAAAAGTGCAACGTAATGAAGGTCAGCTCGACTGCTTTATTTCTGACAATTTACCCAATCGTGTTGAAGGCCAATCCACCAGCTTGTTCTGGATACTGTTCTTACAACTTTCCAATGCCATTCAACTCAAGTCGAATAAGAAGTTATTTGTGACGATAGAGTCCGGCGCCGCTTCTGATATGGAAAATACGCGTGTCACCATTAATCTCAACTTCCTATCAACACTTGATGTCTCGGTTGCCAAATTGAACAAGCTGCATTGGAGTGCACACAAAGACCATACCGCCAATACAGATGACTTGGCGAAAAGCGTATTGAAAGATTACGGGTATTACGAAAGCCATTGGTTCCAATCGGGCACTCAGGAACGTTTCCAGATCGAGCTTGATCTAAAAGCTAAGAATTTCCACACAGAGAAAACTCGCTTCGACGGCAAGCGTTTATTACTCTGCGCCAACACTCAAGTTCGCATTGATGTGATGAAGAAAATGCTTTCGAACTTAGGGCTTGATATCACCGAGGTTCGTACCGCAAATGAGCTATTTTCAGCAGCGAAAACCTTCGGTGAATACGATGCGATTATGCTGACTGATACGTTTGAGGCAAACAAGTTGCCATCGCTTTGTAAAACGGTGAAATCCCAACTTAAAAATCACCCACATACCAAGCTATTGCTATCAGTAACCAGCACCCAACACGCTCAAGAGTGTCACAGCTTCGTCGATAAAATCATCAACTCCCCTGCGATTCCTTATGAGTTCATCCCTAACTTGTTGACCATTATGGAAGCGGAAGCATCAGAAGAACAAATGGAGAACAGCTCATTCCTTATCGTAGAGGACGACCGAGTTCAGCAGATCTTACTTAAACGAATCCTGACCAAACAAGAGTATGAACCAGACACTGTGGGTGATGGTGCCGACGCTGTGAAACACTTCATGAATCAACGATCTGACATCATTTTCATGGATTGCATCATGCCAGGCATGGGCGGTATTGAAGCGACAAAGCGGATTCGACAGTTTGAACAAGAGAACGAGAAAAACCCTTGTACCATCATAGGTGCAACCGCATTGACCAGCAGTAACGAACACCAGGCTTGTATTGAAGCCGGAATG
- a CDS encoding HlyD family type I secretion periplasmic adaptor subunit, with product MSNNQIEHHLRKALVSNNEASKVTADDTIVLASAMTSVHKTLLIIFLLALVAIAVASQARIDIVVSVRGELLLESDVEKVQHLEGGILEEMLVRKGEVVYEGQPIARIRSLDRNTQLDTVNTEITQLELDKIRYESLRDMIEPNFASYIERFPEQVQVNMNTWQQEFSKNRSNEELITHDIKHKSSLIKSMLKRRKSSENQLSLIRKQLNIKNTLYKEEMASYVDVLNMKVQESNMVREIENLDESVMNERFQLDKLEKQHRDLVENRNSEYQAQIIQANKDLKLKRILQPQHSDKVDRLVVYSPVDGVVDKLHFNFRSAVIPPGESIADIAPINNSLHGEAKIPRKDMGFVEIGQAVKVKMDTYNFAKYGFVEGTIASISRSSYEEEDAEFYLAEIEIDRNFLERGGTQYKLSPYMEFTADVKTGSRRVIEYAAKPVMSAIEDAFDER from the coding sequence ATGAGCAATAACCAAATAGAGCATCACCTTAGAAAAGCGCTCGTTTCTAATAACGAAGCGTCTAAGGTAACAGCGGATGACACCATCGTGCTCGCCAGTGCCATGACCAGCGTTCACAAAACGTTGCTCATCATCTTTCTGCTCGCTTTGGTCGCTATCGCTGTAGCGTCACAAGCACGTATCGACATTGTCGTTTCTGTGCGCGGTGAATTGCTACTGGAATCCGACGTCGAGAAAGTTCAACACTTAGAAGGCGGCATATTGGAAGAGATGTTAGTCCGAAAAGGAGAAGTTGTTTATGAAGGACAACCAATCGCACGAATACGCTCATTAGACCGCAACACACAACTCGATACCGTGAATACCGAAATTACTCAGCTAGAGCTAGACAAAATTCGTTATGAAAGCCTGCGTGACATGATCGAACCAAACTTTGCTTCTTACATCGAAAGGTTTCCGGAACAAGTTCAGGTAAACATGAATACGTGGCAGCAAGAGTTCTCTAAAAACCGCTCTAACGAAGAGCTCATTACACACGATATCAAACACAAGAGTTCTCTGATTAAATCGATGCTTAAGCGTCGTAAAAGTTCAGAGAACCAACTATCGCTCATTCGCAAACAACTCAACATCAAAAACACGCTTTATAAAGAAGAGATGGCTTCGTATGTCGACGTTCTGAACATGAAAGTACAAGAATCCAATATGGTACGTGAGATTGAAAACCTCGATGAGTCGGTCATGAATGAACGTTTTCAGCTCGACAAACTTGAAAAGCAGCACCGAGACTTGGTTGAGAATCGAAACTCAGAGTACCAAGCACAAATCATTCAGGCGAATAAAGACCTCAAGCTTAAACGAATCTTACAACCACAACATTCCGACAAGGTTGATCGATTAGTCGTCTACTCTCCGGTTGATGGTGTGGTCGATAAATTGCACTTCAACTTCCGCTCGGCAGTAATTCCACCAGGTGAGAGTATCGCTGACATTGCACCGATTAATAACTCCCTACACGGAGAAGCAAAGATCCCTCGTAAAGACATGGGGTTTGTTGAAATTGGTCAGGCTGTGAAAGTAAAAATGGACACTTATAACTTTGCAAAATACGGATTTGTTGAGGGAACGATCGCCTCAATCAGCCGTTCATCATATGAAGAGGAAGATGCCGAATTCTATTTAGCAGAGATCGAAATTGACCGAAACTTTCTTGAGCGAGGAGGCACACAATACAAACTATCGCCTTACATGGAATTTACCGCCGATGTAAAAACAGGCTCGCGTCGCGTAATCGAATACGCAGCGAAACCTGTGATGTCTGCCATTGAAGATGCATTCGATGAGAGGTAG